In one window of Tumebacillus algifaecis DNA:
- the prsW gene encoding glutamic-type intramembrane protease PrsW yields MEFLLLIGCAVAPGIALMSFFYLRDRYDSEPLSLVGLLFFLGMLSTIPVMYLSDWLAQGMSSPYGRAFFAVALVEELAKYILTILIALRHREFDEEIDGIVYAVAASLGFATLENIIKAMVLGWETVAIRAFFTVPGHALFGVAMGFYLGKAKFATSKKKRWLLFGGAFFYPWVFHGIYDSLLVSEQMAWIMLIIPFMIFLWGLGMWKVRHAQRRSPYKPMEEQVQDV; encoded by the coding sequence GTGGAATTTTTGCTGTTAATCGGGTGCGCTGTCGCACCTGGAATCGCCCTGATGTCCTTTTTCTATCTTCGTGACCGCTACGATTCTGAGCCCTTGAGTCTGGTGGGATTGCTGTTCTTTTTGGGAATGTTATCGACCATTCCGGTCATGTATCTCAGCGACTGGCTCGCCCAGGGCATGAGTTCGCCTTACGGTCGTGCCTTTTTTGCTGTGGCGCTTGTGGAAGAATTGGCCAAATACATCTTGACGATCCTCATCGCGCTTCGGCACCGCGAATTTGATGAAGAGATCGACGGGATCGTCTATGCGGTCGCCGCGTCGCTTGGGTTTGCAACGCTTGAGAACATCATCAAAGCAATGGTGCTCGGCTGGGAGACGGTTGCGATACGGGCCTTTTTCACCGTCCCAGGCCATGCACTGTTCGGGGTGGCGATGGGCTTTTATCTAGGGAAGGCGAAATTTGCCACGTCCAAGAAAAAGCGTTGGCTGCTATTTGGCGGTGCCTTCTTTTATCCGTGGGTGTTCCATGGGATCTATGATTCCCTGCTCGTTTCGGAGCAGATGGCATGGATCATGTTGATCATTCCGTTCATGATCTTCTTGTGGGGCTTAGGCATGTGGAAAGTGCGCCATGCACAGCGGCGTTCCCCCTACAAGCCGATGGAGGAACAGGTGCAGGATGTATAA
- a CDS encoding asparaginase, with protein sequence MKTILILTTGGTIAMIEDPQSQTVRPAENASDLTNAIPHLNQYANVQVEAFSNLPSPHLTLDHLAKLGTAIKERLLQEDIDGIVLTHGTDTLEETAYYLDLILPPGKPVIVTGAMRSSNELGADGPLNLLNAVRTAASADAIGQGVLVVFNDDIHAARFVTKTHTSNVATFQSPSVGPIGFLDKRSVQIRHIPKPHAHIPVDGLVHEVGLLKMAAGMDDALLQYLLDKGVRGVVIEALGLGNVPPMVVPGIKKAIAQGVVIVLVSRCFNGVVQDIYGYEGGGKQLRDLGVLFSNGLNGQKARIKLMTALQETNDLEHLQQYFVQD encoded by the coding sequence ATGAAAACGATCCTGATCCTGACAACGGGCGGCACGATCGCGATGATCGAAGACCCGCAAAGCCAGACAGTTCGACCGGCCGAAAACGCGTCCGACCTGACCAATGCCATCCCGCATCTCAACCAGTATGCAAACGTGCAGGTCGAAGCGTTCTCCAACCTGCCGAGCCCCCATCTCACGCTCGACCACCTCGCCAAGCTGGGGACGGCGATCAAAGAAAGACTGCTCCAGGAAGACATCGATGGCATCGTGCTCACGCATGGCACGGACACGCTCGAAGAGACGGCCTACTATCTCGACCTGATCTTGCCGCCGGGCAAGCCGGTGATCGTGACCGGTGCGATGCGCTCCTCGAATGAACTGGGCGCGGATGGCCCGCTTAACTTGCTCAATGCGGTGCGTACAGCTGCTTCCGCCGATGCGATCGGCCAAGGCGTGCTCGTCGTTTTTAACGACGACATCCATGCTGCACGATTTGTGACAAAGACGCACACGAGCAATGTTGCCACCTTCCAGTCGCCTTCGGTTGGACCGATCGGCTTTTTGGACAAACGCTCCGTACAGATTCGCCACATTCCCAAACCTCATGCGCACATCCCTGTAGACGGACTCGTGCACGAGGTCGGACTCCTCAAGATGGCGGCTGGGATGGATGACGCGCTGCTACAATACCTGCTCGATAAGGGGGTGCGCGGCGTCGTCATCGAGGCGCTCGGTTTGGGCAACGTCCCTCCGATGGTCGTGCCTGGCATCAAGAAAGCGATTGCACAGGGAGTTGTCATCGTGCTGGTCTCCCGGTGCTTTAACGGTGTTGTTCAAGACATCTACGGGTATGAAGGCGGCGGAAAACAACTTCGCGATCTGGGCGTGCTGTTCTCCAACGGTCTCAACGGGCAGAAAGCGCGCATCAAGCTGATGACAGCGTTGCAAGAAACGAATGATCTTGAGCATTTACAACAGTATTTTGTTCAAGATTGA
- the sleB gene encoding spore cortex-lytic enzyme: MSRKWRWLVAAFALMFAVLYVSVDSMQFISKKEESVFTTRKLVRGSQGTDVRELQGRLKHLGYYKGRIDGDFGWGTYWAVRNFQYKFGMKIDGIVGDNTRTRLVRATRGYNPWAAGGGGGGAAAPKGGGGAPKATAPATKSAAYAGKNLSGNDLKLLANAVYGEARGEPYIGQVAIAAVILNRIDNPNFPNTVPGVIFQPGAFTAVADGQIWLSPNAQAMKAVQDAIKGWDPSSSAIYYFNPATATSKWIWSRPQIKRIGQHIFCR, translated from the coding sequence ATGAGTAGGAAGTGGAGATGGCTTGTGGCAGCCTTTGCCCTGATGTTTGCGGTCCTTTACGTCTCAGTAGATTCGATGCAGTTCATTTCGAAAAAAGAGGAGTCGGTCTTCACCACGCGCAAACTCGTGCGAGGCAGTCAAGGCACCGACGTCCGTGAACTGCAAGGCCGCTTGAAACATTTGGGTTATTACAAGGGCCGCATCGACGGCGATTTTGGTTGGGGTACATACTGGGCGGTTCGTAACTTCCAGTACAAATTTGGCATGAAAATTGACGGTATCGTTGGCGACAATACGCGAACTCGTCTGGTTCGCGCCACTCGCGGCTATAATCCGTGGGCGGCAGGTGGAGGAGGAGGCGGGGCAGCAGCACCAAAAGGCGGTGGCGGCGCGCCCAAAGCGACCGCTCCGGCGACCAAAAGCGCCGCGTACGCAGGGAAAAACCTGTCGGGCAATGACTTGAAACTGCTCGCCAACGCCGTCTATGGCGAAGCGCGCGGCGAACCGTACATCGGACAGGTGGCGATCGCAGCCGTGATCTTGAACCGCATAGACAACCCGAACTTTCCGAATACCGTACCCGGTGTGATCTTCCAACCAGGCGCGTTTACGGCGGTTGCCGACGGACAGATCTGGCTGTCCCCGAACGCGCAGGCCATGAAGGCAGTGCAGGATGCGATCAAAGGATGGGACCCGTCCTCGTCGGCGATCTACTACTTCAATCCGGCGACGGCAACCTCAAAATGGATCTGGTCGCGTCCGCAGATCAAGCGGATCGGCCAACATATCTTCTGCAGATAG
- the ypeB gene encoding germination protein YpeB, which yields MFSKITSLVLAVALVVAGFWGYREHKEKQALLLKTENQYQRAFHDLSDRMNLLQDQLGKSLAINTKKQLTPSLTEVWRLAAEARTDVGQLPLSLMPFNNTMEFINDVGNFSYRTAVDRDGKEGLNEQEFKTLNELYKRSKKLENQLAEVQSAVIKNNLRWMDAELALTQTEKKTDNQILDGFHAMEKSVKNSTPLNFGPTLQSMKNRNRVNVKNLSGQDVNEAQAAQIAAAWLGRSTADGITAQRNGKGAPFLSHTVTVPQEKRREALFTITVRGGKVTNMLNDRTVLEEKLDLSQASQKAIAYLNRFGINDSLEVVNIDTHDHIGVFDLVPRQGGVRLYPDKVIVQVALDNGEILGVNSREYVFNHKPRTLAKPKISQAQARTFVSSRVKVQETALAVAHNVQNEEVLAYEFVGTMDNDTYKIFISALNGDEVGIEKLN from the coding sequence ATGTTTAGCAAAATCACATCCCTCGTGCTCGCCGTGGCCTTGGTGGTCGCAGGCTTCTGGGGCTACCGAGAACACAAAGAGAAACAGGCATTGCTCTTGAAGACGGAAAACCAATACCAGCGTGCCTTTCATGATTTGAGCGACCGAATGAATCTGCTTCAAGATCAACTGGGCAAGTCGCTTGCTATCAATACAAAGAAGCAGCTCACCCCCTCGCTGACCGAAGTGTGGCGGCTGGCTGCCGAAGCGCGCACCGACGTGGGCCAACTTCCGCTCTCCTTGATGCCGTTCAACAACACGATGGAATTTATCAATGATGTAGGGAACTTCTCCTACCGCACAGCGGTCGATCGCGACGGCAAAGAAGGATTGAACGAACAGGAGTTCAAGACGCTGAACGAACTGTACAAGCGTTCGAAAAAGCTGGAAAATCAGCTCGCAGAAGTGCAGTCCGCCGTCATCAAAAATAACCTGCGCTGGATGGACGCAGAACTGGCGCTGACCCAGACGGAAAAGAAGACGGACAACCAGATTCTCGACGGTTTCCACGCGATGGAGAAATCGGTCAAAAATTCTACACCGCTGAATTTTGGCCCGACGCTACAATCGATGAAAAACCGCAACCGAGTGAACGTGAAAAATCTATCCGGCCAAGATGTGAACGAAGCGCAAGCGGCACAGATTGCAGCTGCGTGGCTTGGGCGTAGCACGGCAGACGGAATCACCGCGCAACGCAACGGCAAAGGCGCACCGTTCCTGTCGCACACCGTCACCGTACCGCAAGAGAAGCGCCGGGAAGCGCTCTTCACGATCACTGTTCGCGGCGGTAAAGTCACTAACATGCTGAACGACCGGACCGTGCTAGAGGAAAAGCTCGATCTGTCTCAAGCTTCACAAAAAGCGATCGCCTATCTGAATCGATTTGGTATCAATGACAGCTTAGAAGTGGTGAATATCGACACGCACGATCACATCGGTGTGTTTGACCTCGTACCGCGTCAAGGCGGCGTCCGCCTCTACCCGGACAAAGTGATCGTGCAGGTAGCGCTCGACAACGGGGAGATTCTGGGCGTCAACTCACGCGAGTATGTGTTCAATCACAAACCGCGCACCTTGGCGAAACCGAAGATCAGCCAAGCACAGGCCCGCACGTTTGTCTCCTCGCGCGTCAAGGTGCAAGAGACTGCGCTCGCTGTGGCCCACAATGTGCAAAACGAAGAGGTGC